In Streptomyces sp. Li-HN-5-11, the sequence CGGATCGCCGGGCGGATCGCGGCGCAGGCGATGGAGGAGGCGGCCAAACACATCGCGCCGGGCGTGACCACGGACGAGCTGGACCGGGTGGCGCACGAGTTCATGTGCGACCACGGCGCCTACCCCTCGACGCTCGGCTACCGCGGTTTCCCCAAGTCCCTGTGCACCTCGGTCAACGAGGTGATCTGCCACGGCATCCCGGACTCGACCGTCCTGCGCGACGGTGACATCGTCAACCTGGACGTGACGGCGTACATCGGCGGGGTGCACGGCGACAACAACGCCACGTACCTGGTGGGTGACGTCGACGAGGAGAGCCGCCTGCTGGTCGAGCGCACCCGCGAGTCCCTGAACCGCGCGATCAAGGCCGTCAGGCCGGGCCGGCAGATCAACGTCATCGGCCGGGTCATCGAGTCGTACGCCAAGCGCTTCGGCTACGGCGTGGTCCGCGACTTCACCGGCCACGGCATCAACTCGTCGTTCCACTCCGGCCTGATCATCCCGCACTACGACAGCCCGCACGCCACGACCGTCATGCAGCCCGGGATGACCTTCACCATCGAGCCGATGCTGACGCTCGGCACGTACGAGTACGACGTCTGGGACGACGGCTGGACGGTCGTCACCAAGGACCGCAAACGCACCGCCCAGTTCGAGCACACGCTGGTGGTGACGGAGTCGGGGGCGGAGATCCTCACCCTCCCGTAGCGGTGCCCGCGGCCGCCTACCGCTCGGGCTCGCGCTCAAGGAACACGCGGCCGCCGACCTCGACCCAGCCGTAGGGCTGCGGTGCCGTCAGGATCTGCGAGCCCGCGCCCTGGGTGATGTTGAGGGCGCGGCCCAGCCGGTCGGTGAGCAGGAGGGCCGCCGCGCCGGTCGCCTCGTCCTCCTCGATGCCGTCGTCGCGACCGGGGAAGGCGCGGGCGCGGATCCGGCCGGCGGGCTCGTCCTCCCAGGCCCAGGCGTAAATCCCCCCCCAGACTTCGTCCGGGGGTACCCCCATCTCGCTTCGCTCGCCGGGCGGCGGCACGGGCAGGTCGTCCACCTCGGCGGCGGTGGCGTACTGCCGCAGCGTGCGCGGCGGGGCCCACTCCGGTCGGGCCTCGATCCAGCTGAACTCGCCGTCCAGGCGGGCGCCCACCGCTCCTGCGGGCGTCAGGAGTTCGGGCACGTCGAGGAGCCAGGCCGCGCCGACGCAGGGGTGGCCGGCGAAGGGCAGGCGCAGGGTGGGGGTGTAGATGTCGATGACACCGCGCTCGGGGTCGTCGACGAACACCGTTTCGCTGAAGCCGAGTTTGGCGGCGAACGCCTGGCGGTCGTCCCGGTCGGGGATCCGCGAGCCGTCGCGGACGACGCCGAGCTCGTTGCCGTAGCCGCCGCCGGGCCCGCAGAAGACGCGCAGCACGTCGTAGTCAGTCACCCGGGCATTGAAGCATCCGGTCCGGGGGGCCGCCGGTGAGAGCTGGATCACGGGCCTTTCCTGGTCCCGTCGCTCGCGCTGTTCTCGGCCCCGGTAGGGTTCGCCTCCGGGAAGGGGAAGGTGAAGGTTGCTGATGAGCAGGGTTCGCGGCCCTCGGAGGCTTCGCAGGCTTGGACGGGTGGCGTGCATGGCGGCCTCGGTGACCGCTCTGTCGTTGACGGCGAGCGGGTGCGTGGTGGTGCACGGGGAGCGCGAGGTGATCCCGGCGGCCACCCGCGCGGAGGCCGCCACGGCGCTGCGGCAGTTCACGGCCGCGTACAACAAGGCCGACAAGGCGTACGACAGTTCGCTGGATTCCGACTACGTCACCGGTGCCCTCGGTGCCATCGACGCGGCGCGGCTGAAGGCCGGACACACCAACAGTCCGGGCGGCAACCCGGCGCACACGCCGCTGACGCTCACGGACGCGAAGTTCACGATCCCGAAGAAGGCGGGCTGGCCGCGCTGGTTCGTCGCCGACGCCAAGGGCAACAAGGGCGGCAGCGCCCGCTGGCTGCTGGTGTTCACCCGCGACGACGTCGCCGAGCGCTGGCAGGTGGCGTATCTGACGCTCGTCGCTCCCGGCGACGTACCGAAGTTCACGACGGACAAGGACGGCTTCGCCGAGGCCGTGCCCGCCGGTACGGACTCTCTGGCCGTGGCGCCGGGCGACCTGAGCCGCACCTACGCGACCTATCTGAAGAGCGGCGGCGGCTCCTTCGCGGCAGGCCCGTACACCAGCGGCTGGCGCACCCTGCGCGCCAAGGAAGCCGTCAGGCCCGGCCTGGCCACGCAGTACATCGACGAGCCGCTGACGAACGGCGACTACGCGCCGCTGGCGCTGCGCACCGCGGACGGCGGCGCGCTGGTGTTCTTCACCACGCACCATTACCAGAAGCAGACGGCCGCCGCGGGCGCGTCGGTGCCCGCCCCGAACAAGGACGTGCAGGCGCTGACCACCGGCGAGATCAAGCAGTCCCTGACGATGGAGTTCGTCGCCAACGAGGTGGCACTCGACCCCGCGAAGGGTTCGGGCAGGCAGCAGGTGTCGATGCTGGGCCGCATCCAGGGCCTGACGGCGGCGCAGGGCGAGTGACGGCGGTGGCGGCCGCGGCAGGGGGACGGCGCCGGGGCGGCCGCTTCAGCGGCGCAGGGGCCAGGACGCGCGCGTGTGGTCGGGCTCCTCGCCGACATGGCGGGCGCACGCGTCGGTGAGGGCTTCCAGCAGGCTCAGCGGGTCGGGCAGCGCGTGCTCCGGGCCGCGCACCCAGTGCACCGACCGGCCGTCGTCGCCGGGCAGCCGGGCCGGCGGTACGAGGACGTAGGACCCGCGGCAGTGCCAGCGCAGACCCGGGTGCTCGTCCATGGTCTCCGGGTGGCAGTCCAGTTCGCAGGGCCACCACTCGTCCTCGTCCTCGGGGGTGCCGCGAGTGAGGGTGAAGAACAGCATGCGGCCGTCGTCGCTCCCGGCGACCGGGCCGACCTCGACGCCGGCGGCGAGCAGCCGCTCCAGGGCTTCCCGCCCGGCCTGAAGGGGCACGTCGAGGACGTCGTGCACCATGCCGGTGGCGGTGATGAAGTTGGCCTGCGGCTGGTGCCGGGCCCAGCGCTCGATCTGCGCGTGGTCGGTGGTGGACTGTGTCTGCCAGGCGAAGGACACCGGGTGCCGGGCGGGCGTGGGACAGCCGACGCGGTCGCAGGAGCAGCGGTAGCCGGCCGCCGGGTGCGCGGCGGGCGCGAGGGGCAGTCCCGCGTCCGCGGCGGCGAGCAGCAGGGCCTCGCGACCGCCTTCGTCGGCGGTCTCCTTCGGGCGGCGTCCGCGCAGCCACTGGGAGAGTTTGCCCTGCCGGCCGGTGCGGCCGCCGAACTCCGCGCTCATCTGTCCCCTCGCCTCGGTGGTGTGGACAGCATGCCCTATGGTCCCACCATCCTCCGCCCTGGGGGGCCGCAG encodes:
- the map gene encoding type I methionyl aminopeptidase, translated to MSGQSLLVPGELSPARSVPGNIRRPEYVGRSAPKPYTGPEVQTPETVEAMRIAGRIAAQAMEEAAKHIAPGVTTDELDRVAHEFMCDHGAYPSTLGYRGFPKSLCTSVNEVICHGIPDSTVLRDGDIVNLDVTAYIGGVHGDNNATYLVGDVDEESRLLVERTRESLNRAIKAVRPGRQINVIGRVIESYAKRFGYGVVRDFTGHGINSSFHSGLIIPHYDSPHATTVMQPGMTFTIEPMLTLGTYEYDVWDDGWTVVTKDRKRTAQFEHTLVVTESGAEILTLP
- a CDS encoding PhzF family phenazine biosynthesis protein, with the translated sequence MTDYDVLRVFCGPGGGYGNELGVVRDGSRIPDRDDRQAFAAKLGFSETVFVDDPERGVIDIYTPTLRLPFAGHPCVGAAWLLDVPELLTPAGAVGARLDGEFSWIEARPEWAPPRTLRQYATAAEVDDLPVPPPGERSEMGVPPDEVWGGIYAWAWEDEPAGRIRARAFPGRDDGIEEDEATGAAALLLTDRLGRALNITQGAGSQILTAPQPYGWVEVGGRVFLEREPER
- a CDS encoding bifunctional DNA primase/polymerase, which produces MSAEFGGRTGRQGKLSQWLRGRRPKETADEGGREALLLAAADAGLPLAPAAHPAAGYRCSCDRVGCPTPARHPVSFAWQTQSTTDHAQIERWARHQPQANFITATGMVHDVLDVPLQAGREALERLLAAGVEVGPVAGSDDGRMLFFTLTRGTPEDEDEWWPCELDCHPETMDEHPGLRWHCRGSYVLVPPARLPGDDGRSVHWVRGPEHALPDPLSLLEALTDACARHVGEEPDHTRASWPLRR